A DNA window from Limanda limanda chromosome 6, fLimLim1.1, whole genome shotgun sequence contains the following coding sequences:
- the igsf11 gene encoding immunoglobulin superfamily member 11 isoform X4 has product MVIPLSNANQPEQVIIYQGGQVFSLANHLNGRVGFVATMPSTSASIFINNTQLSDTGTYQCLVNNLPDRGGRNIGVIGLTVLVPPSVPACRIQGTLDVGSDIMLLCSSEEGIPTPSYSWEKLDALPRLPHNAMQDQMQGTVTLRNISTSTSGLYQLVVTLFYWKNKNKYDEEEVPNEIREDDLPPKRSSSVKAFHADASSSENDTLTSTNTYNSRYWHNPKTNYDTNSYTRYNGDTRQTFSTAAHGPTAATTASFANGSHTLPPPKTLVVTTNSAPSPPAMVRSNGSVSLKPVVASTHGQHTHSYAVSQATLERMGAVPVMVPAQSRAGSLV; this is encoded by the exons ATGGTGATACCGCTGTCCAACGCCAACCAGCCAGAACAG GTGATCATTTACCAGGGCGGTCAGGTGTTCAGCCTCGCCAACCACCTCAATGGCCGTGTGGGCTTCGTGGCCACCATGCCAAGTACAAGTGCCTCCATCTTCATCAACAACACCCAGCTGTCCGACACTGGGACCTACCAGTGCCTGGTCAACAACCTCCCAGACAGAGGGGGGCGCAACATCGGCGTCATTGGGCTCACTGTGTTGG TGCCCCCATCTGTGCCAGCATGTCGAATCCAGGGCACGCTGGATGTAGGCAGTGACATCATGctgctctgcagctcagaggaaggTATTCCCACGCCATCGTACTCCTGGGAGAAGCTGGACGCGCTGCCCAGGCTGCCGCACAACGCCATGCAAG ACCAGATGCAGGGGACTGTCACACTGAGAAACATCAGCACCAGCACCTCAGGACTCTACCAGT TGGTGGTCACACTCTTCTACtggaagaacaagaacaaataCGATGAAGAGGAGGTCCCCAACGAGATCAG AGAAGATGACCTTCCCCCGAAGAGGTCTTCATCAGTGAAGGCTTTCCACGCAGATGCGTCCTCCTCAGAGAACGACACGTTGACATCGACCAACACGTACAACAGTCGCTACTGGCACAACCCTAAAACCAACTACGACACCAACTCCTACACTCGCTACAATGGAGACACACGCCAGACCTTCTCCACTGCTGCCCATGGC CCCACGGCGGCAACGACGGCATCGTTTGCCAACGGCAGCCACACACTCCCGCCACCCAAGACTCTGGTGGTCACGACAAACTCGGCCCCGTCCCCTCCCGCCATGGTGCGCAGCAACGGCTCAGTGAGCCTCAAACCGGTGGTGGCGTCCACGCACgggcagcacacacactcctacgCCGTGAGTCAGGCCACGCTGGAGCGGATGGGGGCGGTGCCGGTCATGGTGCCCGCCCAGAGCAGAGCGGGATCGCTGGTGTAA
- the igsf11 gene encoding immunoglobulin superfamily member 11 isoform X3 has protein sequence MVIPLSNANQPEQVIIYQGGQVFSLANHLNGRVGFVATMPSTSASIFINNTQLSDTGTYQCLVNNLPDRGGRNIGVIGLTVLVPPSVPACRIQGTLDVGSDIMLLCSSEEGIPTPSYSWEKLDALPRLPHNAMQDQMQGTVTLRNISTSTSGLYQCTSSNAIGKSTCLLNLQVVAREFFYWKNKNKYDEEEVPNEIREDDLPPKRSSSVKAFHADASSSENDTLTSTNTYNSRYWHNPKTNYDTNSYTRYNGDTRQTFSTAAHGPTAATTASFANGSHTLPPPKTLVVTTNSAPSPPAMVRSNGSVSLKPVVASTHGQHTHSYAVSQATLERMGAVPVMVPAQSRAGSLV, from the exons ATGGTGATACCGCTGTCCAACGCCAACCAGCCAGAACAG GTGATCATTTACCAGGGCGGTCAGGTGTTCAGCCTCGCCAACCACCTCAATGGCCGTGTGGGCTTCGTGGCCACCATGCCAAGTACAAGTGCCTCCATCTTCATCAACAACACCCAGCTGTCCGACACTGGGACCTACCAGTGCCTGGTCAACAACCTCCCAGACAGAGGGGGGCGCAACATCGGCGTCATTGGGCTCACTGTGTTGG TGCCCCCATCTGTGCCAGCATGTCGAATCCAGGGCACGCTGGATGTAGGCAGTGACATCATGctgctctgcagctcagaggaaggTATTCCCACGCCATCGTACTCCTGGGAGAAGCTGGACGCGCTGCCCAGGCTGCCGCACAACGCCATGCAAG ACCAGATGCAGGGGACTGTCACACTGAGAAACATCAGCACCAGCACCTCAGGACTCTACCAGTGTACCTCCAGCAACGCGATAGGCAAGAGCACCTGTCTGCTCAACCTGCAGGTTGTAGCACGTGAGT TCTTCTACtggaagaacaagaacaaataCGATGAAGAGGAGGTCCCCAACGAGATCAG AGAAGATGACCTTCCCCCGAAGAGGTCTTCATCAGTGAAGGCTTTCCACGCAGATGCGTCCTCCTCAGAGAACGACACGTTGACATCGACCAACACGTACAACAGTCGCTACTGGCACAACCCTAAAACCAACTACGACACCAACTCCTACACTCGCTACAATGGAGACACACGCCAGACCTTCTCCACTGCTGCCCATGGC CCCACGGCGGCAACGACGGCATCGTTTGCCAACGGCAGCCACACACTCCCGCCACCCAAGACTCTGGTGGTCACGACAAACTCGGCCCCGTCCCCTCCCGCCATGGTGCGCAGCAACGGCTCAGTGAGCCTCAAACCGGTGGTGGCGTCCACGCACgggcagcacacacactcctacgCCGTGAGTCAGGCCACGCTGGAGCGGATGGGGGCGGTGCCGGTCATGGTGCCCGCCCAGAGCAGAGCGGGATCGCTGGTGTAA
- the igsf11 gene encoding immunoglobulin superfamily member 11 isoform X2, producing the protein MVIPLSNANQPEQVIIYQGGQVFSLANHLNGRVGFVATMPSTSASIFINNTQLSDTGTYQCLVNNLPDRGGRNIGVIGLTVLVPPSVPACRIQGTLDVGSDIMLLCSSEEGIPTPSYSWEKLDALPRLPHNAMQDQMQGTVTLRNISTSTSGLYQSQPQSVGLIAGTIATGVLAVIICSLLVVVTLFYWKNKNKYDEEEVPNEIREDDLPPKRSSSVKAFHADASSSENDTLTSTNTYNSRYWHNPKTNYDTNSYTRYNGDTRQTFSTAAHGPTAATTASFANGSHTLPPPKTLVVTTNSAPSPPAMVRSNGSVSLKPVVASTHGQHTHSYAVSQATLERMGAVPVMVPAQSRAGSLV; encoded by the exons ATGGTGATACCGCTGTCCAACGCCAACCAGCCAGAACAG GTGATCATTTACCAGGGCGGTCAGGTGTTCAGCCTCGCCAACCACCTCAATGGCCGTGTGGGCTTCGTGGCCACCATGCCAAGTACAAGTGCCTCCATCTTCATCAACAACACCCAGCTGTCCGACACTGGGACCTACCAGTGCCTGGTCAACAACCTCCCAGACAGAGGGGGGCGCAACATCGGCGTCATTGGGCTCACTGTGTTGG TGCCCCCATCTGTGCCAGCATGTCGAATCCAGGGCACGCTGGATGTAGGCAGTGACATCATGctgctctgcagctcagaggaaggTATTCCCACGCCATCGTACTCCTGGGAGAAGCTGGACGCGCTGCCCAGGCTGCCGCACAACGCCATGCAAG ACCAGATGCAGGGGACTGTCACACTGAGAAACATCAGCACCAGCACCTCAGGACTCTACCAGT CTCAGCCTCAGAGCGTGGGTCTGATAGCAGGGACCATTGCTACAGGGGTCCTGGCAGTCATCATCTGTTCCCTCTTAGTGGTGGTCACACTCTTCTACtggaagaacaagaacaaataCGATGAAGAGGAGGTCCCCAACGAGATCAG AGAAGATGACCTTCCCCCGAAGAGGTCTTCATCAGTGAAGGCTTTCCACGCAGATGCGTCCTCCTCAGAGAACGACACGTTGACATCGACCAACACGTACAACAGTCGCTACTGGCACAACCCTAAAACCAACTACGACACCAACTCCTACACTCGCTACAATGGAGACACACGCCAGACCTTCTCCACTGCTGCCCATGGC CCCACGGCGGCAACGACGGCATCGTTTGCCAACGGCAGCCACACACTCCCGCCACCCAAGACTCTGGTGGTCACGACAAACTCGGCCCCGTCCCCTCCCGCCATGGTGCGCAGCAACGGCTCAGTGAGCCTCAAACCGGTGGTGGCGTCCACGCACgggcagcacacacactcctacgCCGTGAGTCAGGCCACGCTGGAGCGGATGGGGGCGGTGCCGGTCATGGTGCCCGCCCAGAGCAGAGCGGGATCGCTGGTGTAA
- the igsf11 gene encoding immunoglobulin superfamily member 11 isoform X1 → MVIPLSNANQPEQVIIYQGGQVFSLANHLNGRVGFVATMPSTSASIFINNTQLSDTGTYQCLVNNLPDRGGRNIGVIGLTVLVPPSVPACRIQGTLDVGSDIMLLCSSEEGIPTPSYSWEKLDALPRLPHNAMQDQMQGTVTLRNISTSTSGLYQCTSSNAIGKSTCLLNLQVVAPQPQSVGLIAGTIATGVLAVIICSLLVVVTLFYWKNKNKYDEEEVPNEIREDDLPPKRSSSVKAFHADASSSENDTLTSTNTYNSRYWHNPKTNYDTNSYTRYNGDTRQTFSTAAHGPTAATTASFANGSHTLPPPKTLVVTTNSAPSPPAMVRSNGSVSLKPVVASTHGQHTHSYAVSQATLERMGAVPVMVPAQSRAGSLV, encoded by the exons ATGGTGATACCGCTGTCCAACGCCAACCAGCCAGAACAG GTGATCATTTACCAGGGCGGTCAGGTGTTCAGCCTCGCCAACCACCTCAATGGCCGTGTGGGCTTCGTGGCCACCATGCCAAGTACAAGTGCCTCCATCTTCATCAACAACACCCAGCTGTCCGACACTGGGACCTACCAGTGCCTGGTCAACAACCTCCCAGACAGAGGGGGGCGCAACATCGGCGTCATTGGGCTCACTGTGTTGG TGCCCCCATCTGTGCCAGCATGTCGAATCCAGGGCACGCTGGATGTAGGCAGTGACATCATGctgctctgcagctcagaggaaggTATTCCCACGCCATCGTACTCCTGGGAGAAGCTGGACGCGCTGCCCAGGCTGCCGCACAACGCCATGCAAG ACCAGATGCAGGGGACTGTCACACTGAGAAACATCAGCACCAGCACCTCAGGACTCTACCAGTGTACCTCCAGCAACGCGATAGGCAAGAGCACCTGTCTGCTCAACCTGCAGGTTGTAGCAC CTCAGCCTCAGAGCGTGGGTCTGATAGCAGGGACCATTGCTACAGGGGTCCTGGCAGTCATCATCTGTTCCCTCTTAGTGGTGGTCACACTCTTCTACtggaagaacaagaacaaataCGATGAAGAGGAGGTCCCCAACGAGATCAG AGAAGATGACCTTCCCCCGAAGAGGTCTTCATCAGTGAAGGCTTTCCACGCAGATGCGTCCTCCTCAGAGAACGACACGTTGACATCGACCAACACGTACAACAGTCGCTACTGGCACAACCCTAAAACCAACTACGACACCAACTCCTACACTCGCTACAATGGAGACACACGCCAGACCTTCTCCACTGCTGCCCATGGC CCCACGGCGGCAACGACGGCATCGTTTGCCAACGGCAGCCACACACTCCCGCCACCCAAGACTCTGGTGGTCACGACAAACTCGGCCCCGTCCCCTCCCGCCATGGTGCGCAGCAACGGCTCAGTGAGCCTCAAACCGGTGGTGGCGTCCACGCACgggcagcacacacactcctacgCCGTGAGTCAGGCCACGCTGGAGCGGATGGGGGCGGTGCCGGTCATGGTGCCCGCCCAGAGCAGAGCGGGATCGCTGGTGTAA